The proteins below are encoded in one region of Bremerella sp. P1:
- a CDS encoding GNAT family N-acetyltransferase encodes MNPNDAPDHPEIGAASPEHYGAALWMATGGRSRHAHRGRVTALLAAEKQGKISFDGLMTATRGNRVVSSIWCLSQPGKIGTVWGPGILSEESDSTADLLIQQAVQFAKHHDCHLLQSLVGPENRPAGNLLAGCGFQSITLLSHLEALTEDVPAEPPHSDLQFRRCDDFQSEAFRNLVAQTYENSLDCPELDGMRDVADVLEGYHATSNKSTYNWYTLENDGEMIGVVITAHHAEPQQLELIYFGLTPRYRQLGLGKEILRFVLQLAQFLGCRSTITGVDQRNTPAIALYRRFGFEQASVKELFLLPLRLPNIAVA; translated from the coding sequence ATGAACCCTAACGACGCCCCAGATCATCCTGAAATCGGAGCCGCCTCGCCGGAACACTACGGTGCAGCTTTGTGGATGGCTACCGGAGGACGCTCGCGACACGCTCACCGAGGCCGGGTCACCGCACTGTTGGCGGCAGAAAAGCAGGGCAAAATTAGTTTCGACGGGCTCATGACCGCGACACGTGGCAATCGGGTCGTTTCTTCAATCTGGTGTTTGAGTCAGCCAGGAAAGATAGGCACCGTATGGGGTCCAGGCATCCTGTCCGAAGAATCGGACTCGACGGCTGATTTGCTCATTCAACAAGCCGTGCAATTTGCCAAACATCATGATTGCCATCTATTACAAAGCCTGGTCGGGCCCGAAAACCGGCCCGCCGGCAACTTACTCGCAGGGTGTGGCTTTCAATCGATTACGCTTCTAAGCCACCTCGAAGCGCTAACGGAAGACGTTCCGGCAGAGCCTCCCCATAGCGACTTGCAGTTTCGTCGCTGCGATGACTTTCAGTCGGAAGCTTTTCGAAATCTGGTCGCCCAGACTTACGAGAACAGTCTCGACTGCCCAGAACTGGACGGCATGCGGGATGTCGCGGATGTCCTGGAGGGTTACCACGCGACCAGTAATAAGTCGACTTACAACTGGTACACGCTTGAGAACGATGGCGAGATGATCGGTGTCGTCATCACTGCTCATCATGCCGAGCCACAGCAGTTGGAACTGATCTACTTTGGCCTGACCCCGCGTTATCGACAGTTGGGGCTGGGCAAAGAGATCCTTCGCTTCGTTCTGCAGCTCGCCCAATTCCTAGGCTGCCGTTCCACCATTACGGGGGTCGACCAACGAAATACCCCCGCGATCGCCCTGTATCGCCGCTTCGGGTTCGAGCAAGCCAGCGTGAAAGAACTGTTCCTACTCCCTCTCCGTTTGCCGAACATTGCCGTTGCTTAA
- a CDS encoding DUF6690 family protein produces MFRRTVMFWVAAAASFGVPYSYYNPTVRETASSYWNKASELMPSGEAAPAASIAGEDNAGQQNLVSAPSTPAAAAKPMGPPSAAPVFQQFDHFINFNANPRWIMETWPRVSTTLSDVRLEGLRVPLVSGSRIDDIAGSLTYYFDKDKVLQRITFHGTTGDERRLVAMLTQHYKFESEPSVAGSLYMVKWNGEPVSVLRVEPAAVINQNLPHTRLKIDLEINRPSRYYSLSPEMANIVDRDKHAGRWGFK; encoded by the coding sequence GTGTTTCGTCGAACGGTCATGTTCTGGGTTGCCGCAGCCGCCAGTTTTGGCGTGCCGTATAGCTATTACAACCCCACCGTGCGCGAAACAGCCAGTTCCTATTGGAACAAGGCCAGCGAATTAATGCCATCGGGGGAAGCTGCTCCTGCGGCCTCGATTGCCGGTGAAGATAACGCCGGCCAACAAAACCTGGTGAGTGCCCCGAGTACGCCTGCCGCTGCCGCGAAGCCAATGGGACCTCCTTCTGCTGCTCCCGTGTTTCAGCAGTTCGATCACTTCATCAACTTCAATGCCAACCCACGCTGGATCATGGAAACATGGCCCCGGGTGAGTACGACCCTTTCGGACGTTCGGCTCGAAGGTCTGCGCGTCCCGCTGGTCAGTGGATCGCGAATCGACGACATCGCTGGCTCGCTGACTTACTACTTCGACAAAGACAAAGTCTTGCAGCGAATCACCTTTCATGGAACCACCGGTGACGAGCGTCGCCTGGTCGCCATGCTCACGCAGCACTACAAGTTCGAATCGGAACCGAGCGTTGCCGGTTCGCTGTATATGGTGAAGTGGAACGGAGAGCCTGTCAGCGTCTTACGCGTCGAACCGGCCGCCGTGATCAATCAGAACCTACCCCATACGCGGTTGAAGATCGATTTGGAGATCAACCGCCCATCACGCTATTACTCGCTCAGCCCTGAGATGGCCAATATAGTCGACCGCGACAAGCACGCTGGTCGTTGGGGCTTCAAATAA
- a CDS encoding class I SAM-dependent methyltransferase encodes MPSPDQSESLTTSQWLVSDEAKSWFDWLGEVNVNAIGTLTRLRQELSGEQSAALLSQAELRKRAKRKFAHAEAMFFTDIGLQQSTDQEIAAYKAQRFPTDQPLADLCCGIGGDLIALAQRGPTTAVDASADHLCFADANVSAHGAKLADTRCGLAEDTPLEQFAAWHIDPDRRHEDRRTIRLDSFSPSLDQLEAMLRRNRNAAMKLAPASRLPEAWEEEGQCEWISHHRECKQLVVWLGELAQKPGTRRAARIDPAGQVDFFEGMVRSPVSSTEVGLYLFDPDPALVASGLVDTLAASLQLTRVSPDSHYLTGSDTLAHPLLQTFEVLTQEKVDAKRLKKAVAQVEWGTLELKQRGLELKLEAMRKQLKPRGKGEGTIVFTPTVAGNRAILCRRAAC; translated from the coding sequence ATGCCATCTCCCGACCAATCGGAATCTCTTACCACCTCGCAGTGGCTCGTCTCGGACGAAGCCAAGTCGTGGTTTGATTGGCTCGGCGAGGTCAATGTCAACGCGATCGGAACCCTCACCCGGCTTCGCCAGGAACTTAGTGGCGAACAGTCCGCGGCACTGTTGAGCCAAGCTGAACTCCGCAAACGAGCCAAGCGGAAGTTCGCTCATGCCGAGGCAATGTTCTTCACCGACATCGGTCTGCAGCAGTCCACTGATCAAGAGATCGCCGCGTATAAAGCTCAGCGTTTCCCGACCGACCAGCCACTAGCCGATTTATGCTGCGGCATCGGCGGTGATCTGATTGCGCTGGCTCAGCGCGGTCCGACGACCGCAGTGGATGCCTCGGCCGATCATCTTTGCTTTGCCGATGCGAACGTTTCTGCACATGGCGCAAAGCTTGCCGATACGCGTTGCGGCTTGGCCGAAGACACACCGCTCGAACAGTTCGCGGCCTGGCATATCGATCCCGATCGGCGACACGAAGATCGCCGTACGATTCGCCTGGACAGCTTCAGCCCAAGCCTCGACCAACTGGAGGCCATGCTGCGGCGCAACCGCAACGCGGCCATGAAGCTGGCCCCAGCGAGTCGTCTGCCGGAAGCCTGGGAAGAGGAAGGCCAGTGCGAATGGATCTCGCACCACCGCGAATGCAAACAATTGGTCGTGTGGTTGGGTGAACTTGCCCAGAAGCCAGGCACACGCAGGGCTGCGCGGATCGACCCTGCGGGACAGGTCGACTTTTTCGAGGGCATGGTCCGATCGCCAGTATCGTCGACGGAAGTTGGTCTCTATCTCTTCGACCCCGACCCTGCGCTGGTCGCTTCCGGATTGGTCGATACCTTGGCCGCGAGTCTTCAGTTGACACGCGTGTCGCCAGATTCGCACTATCTGACGGGTAGCGATACACTCGCACACCCATTACTTCAGACGTTCGAAGTGCTCACGCAGGAGAAGGTAGATGCCAAGCGGCTGAAGAAAGCCGTTGCGCAGGTCGAGTGGGGTACGCTAGAGCTCAAACAAAGAGGCCTCGAGTTGAAACTCGAGGCCATGCGAAAGCAACTAAAGCCGCGCGGCAAAGGGGAGGGGACGATTGTTTTCACCCCGACCGTGGCAGGGAATCGAGCGATTCTCTGCCGCCGCGCCGCTTGCTGA
- a CDS encoding PDZ domain-containing protein: MRTRYLLGLSIVLGGILLLAPKAVMAQGALDKLGDILNQVQQNRPDRPDRPAPQTMTVARPYLGAMLDTVDGDIQAGQPRGVLVTKVNPGGPAEKAGLKDGDRIISFNDKSFDTVDGVGNWMETMKPGDRVIIKAIRNNDHTVGMTLTLGSREVEVPVRPAQPIPPRPYDPLDVEGDMPRPSEPLPPPPVDDSPRVLGVRVVPLSDQIRAQTGISVRRGAYVESVSRGSVADRGNIPVGAVIVSYDGRRVDDAVGLIQLVRSSPADRMIPVNYYYGNRMESTQLFFGDPRALPPQPGIGPGGDPAYDDDRPALRMLQKAIGAIEGGEMPAGIATQEQVDSLSRRVRDLEQEVRQLREELRALKSSTDL, from the coding sequence ATGCGGACACGATACTTACTCGGACTGTCCATCGTTTTGGGAGGGATTCTTCTCCTCGCTCCAAAAGCGGTCATGGCTCAAGGAGCCCTGGATAAGCTGGGAGACATTCTTAATCAAGTACAACAAAACCGCCCTGATCGGCCCGACCGACCGGCACCTCAGACCATGACCGTCGCGAGACCCTATCTGGGGGCTATGCTCGATACGGTGGACGGTGACATTCAAGCGGGGCAGCCTCGCGGGGTGCTCGTCACGAAAGTGAACCCAGGCGGTCCCGCCGAAAAAGCGGGTTTGAAAGATGGGGATCGCATCATCTCGTTCAACGATAAGTCGTTCGATACGGTCGACGGTGTTGGTAATTGGATGGAAACCATGAAGCCGGGTGATCGCGTGATTATCAAGGCCATCCGCAACAATGATCACACGGTCGGCATGACGCTGACTTTAGGTAGCCGTGAAGTCGAGGTTCCTGTCCGCCCAGCACAACCTATCCCACCTCGACCATACGATCCGCTGGACGTCGAAGGAGACATGCCGCGACCATCGGAGCCGCTTCCACCGCCGCCGGTTGATGACTCGCCGCGCGTGCTAGGGGTTCGCGTCGTGCCGCTTTCTGATCAAATCCGTGCCCAGACAGGCATCTCGGTTCGCCGTGGGGCCTACGTCGAAAGTGTGAGTCGCGGTAGCGTAGCCGACCGTGGCAATATTCCTGTCGGTGCCGTGATCGTGTCGTACGATGGTCGACGTGTTGACGATGCGGTAGGGCTTATTCAGTTGGTTCGTAGTTCCCCGGCCGATCGCATGATTCCGGTCAACTATTACTACGGGAACCGCATGGAGTCGACGCAGCTCTTCTTTGGCGATCCGCGGGCATTGCCGCCGCAGCCTGGGATTGGACCGGGTGGTGATCCTGCATATGACGACGACCGTCCTGCCCTGCGAATGTTGCAGAAGGCCATTGGCGCTATCGAAGGGGGTGAAATGCCGGCAGGAATTGCGACCCAGGAACAAGTCGATTCGCTGAGTCGCCGGGTGCGAGATCTCGAACAAGAGGTCCGTCAGCTACGCGAAGAACTCCGCGCTCTCAAATCCTCGACCGATCTCTAG
- a CDS encoding di-heme oxidoredictase family protein: MTRLKLLLALGAVLVTSSPLFAQFVVDDETVARGRELFVHQWEPGDKLSPNGDGLGPLYNATSCAACHSQGGVGGSGSEDHNAQMLAIVPEPGQLNKRTIKSFLNRLKTMHPEFVDSEGRYYTGILLHRYSTTPEYAEVHEKVTTPLDETIASRTRIRRMLNRRGISEVSLLPLKLVIHDHDMQYALAERNPPQLFGTHLIATMISDAEIEAIARQQMQSNNGVSGRFTGRFGWRGQLEDLDLFVKGACAAEVGLQVQEMNQSKDPLKPDYQLKGTDLTAEQTNQLVAFVRSLPRPEQVMPEDPNERSYVNQGAVLFDAIGCAECHVRDVGQVEGVFSDFLLHDMGSEFEDPIPAKKVKATEVTAGMTMPTYYGSEPIRYTETFYTVEEQNHYKEYRTPPLWGVADSAPYLHDGRATTLRAAIEWHGGEALASTSNFARLSEREQVAILKFLETLKAPQVTEEATNPIAGNESSEPGDQKISGIPSGTIKAVAVRK, translated from the coding sequence ATGACCCGACTTAAGTTACTCCTCGCGCTCGGCGCTGTTCTCGTGACCAGTTCTCCCCTCTTCGCTCAATTTGTCGTCGATGACGAAACAGTGGCTCGCGGCCGCGAACTGTTCGTTCACCAGTGGGAACCAGGCGATAAGTTAAGCCCCAACGGTGACGGCCTCGGGCCTTTGTACAACGCGACCAGTTGTGCCGCGTGTCATTCCCAAGGCGGCGTGGGAGGAAGTGGTTCCGAAGATCACAACGCCCAGATGTTGGCGATTGTTCCCGAGCCAGGGCAACTCAATAAGCGTACGATCAAATCGTTTCTTAATCGTCTGAAAACGATGCATCCCGAGTTCGTCGATTCCGAGGGACGCTATTACACCGGTATTCTGCTGCACCGCTACAGCACCACGCCTGAGTACGCTGAGGTGCACGAGAAAGTAACGACACCGCTGGATGAGACCATCGCGTCACGTACGCGAATTCGTCGCATGCTGAATCGTCGGGGTATTTCCGAAGTTTCGCTCTTGCCGCTCAAGCTGGTGATCCATGACCACGACATGCAATACGCGCTGGCCGAACGCAACCCACCGCAGCTCTTCGGCACGCATTTGATTGCTACGATGATTAGTGATGCTGAGATCGAAGCCATCGCACGGCAGCAAATGCAAAGCAACAACGGCGTTTCAGGACGCTTCACGGGACGGTTTGGATGGCGCGGGCAGCTTGAGGATCTCGATCTCTTCGTCAAAGGTGCCTGTGCCGCGGAAGTTGGCTTGCAGGTTCAAGAGATGAACCAATCGAAAGACCCGTTAAAGCCAGACTACCAGCTTAAGGGGACGGATCTCACGGCGGAGCAAACCAACCAACTTGTGGCCTTCGTCCGGTCTCTACCCCGTCCTGAGCAAGTCATGCCAGAAGATCCCAATGAACGCAGCTACGTCAATCAAGGTGCGGTTCTGTTCGATGCGATTGGCTGTGCCGAATGTCATGTGAGGGATGTCGGGCAAGTAGAAGGCGTCTTCTCGGACTTCTTGTTGCATGACATGGGATCGGAGTTCGAGGATCCCATCCCGGCCAAGAAGGTCAAAGCGACGGAAGTTACCGCAGGCATGACGATGCCTACCTACTATGGTTCTGAGCCGATTCGCTATACCGAGACCTTCTATACGGTAGAAGAGCAAAATCACTACAAAGAATACCGCACGCCGCCGCTGTGGGGCGTTGCCGATTCGGCTCCTTACCTGCACGACGGTCGGGCAACCACGCTGCGAGCGGCGATTGAATGGCACGGGGGCGAGGCGTTAGCATCGACGTCAAACTTCGCTCGGCTCAGCGAACGAGAGCAAGTCGCGATTCTAAAATTCCTCGAAACGCTGAAGGCGCCTCAGGTAACCGAAGAGGCTACGAACCCGATTGCCGGCAATGAGTCTTCCGAGCCCGGTGACCAGAAGATTTCCGGCATCCCCAGTGGTACAATCAAGGCCGTGGCCGTGCGAAAGTAG
- a CDS encoding DnaA/Hda family protein, translating to MVTEDIEILPALRLAMIERVGQDRFELWFGTNNTQLRLSEGCLLIESTSRVNLDFLRKNFHEAIRQALSDVQLPGHQVIYREGSAPASKAPSPSAVKAEKKMPPAATSTQPTRASSSSSTIIQRRRFASLKDFVVSDCNSMAKTAATMVLQQPGQISPLYIHGPSGSGKTHLLEGIYGLAQQKKELGRVVYLSAEQFTTYFLEALQSSGVASFRRKYRDVGVLIIDDVQFFAGKRATKTELLHTLDAITRRGGQVVLAGNQRPTELSALGTELVARFSSGLICKVDPLDETCKTAMIQRLAEKRGVQLTESIAHWLTRQLPGEGRLVSGAINRLWAYCAVEGNTLSIPILENLLADLIPQRSSMMRLDDVEQAVCRVFGVDTKLLRSQSKSRRASNPRMLAMWLARKHTGAALSDICLHFQRRSHSTVISAEKKVNKWLADDSIVQIADRSLKAQEAIELAEAELRSSR from the coding sequence GTGGTCACGGAAGACATCGAAATTCTACCTGCGTTGCGTCTCGCAATGATCGAGAGGGTAGGACAAGATCGCTTCGAGCTTTGGTTCGGTACCAACAACACTCAGCTTCGTTTGAGCGAAGGCTGTTTGCTGATTGAATCGACCAGCCGAGTGAATCTCGACTTCCTCCGCAAGAATTTCCATGAGGCCATTCGTCAGGCTCTTTCCGACGTGCAATTGCCAGGGCATCAAGTGATCTACCGCGAAGGATCCGCCCCTGCTTCTAAAGCTCCATCACCATCCGCCGTTAAAGCGGAAAAGAAGATGCCTCCTGCGGCTACGAGTACGCAACCGACTCGCGCTTCGTCGAGCAGTTCGACGATTATCCAGCGCCGCCGGTTCGCCTCGCTGAAAGACTTTGTCGTCAGCGATTGCAACTCGATGGCTAAAACGGCAGCGACGATGGTCTTGCAGCAGCCGGGACAGATCTCGCCACTATATATTCATGGTCCCTCCGGCAGCGGGAAAACCCACTTGCTGGAAGGTATCTACGGCCTGGCTCAGCAGAAGAAGGAACTGGGGCGTGTCGTGTATCTCTCGGCTGAGCAGTTCACGACTTACTTCCTGGAAGCTTTGCAGTCTTCTGGCGTAGCCAGTTTCCGCCGCAAGTATCGCGACGTCGGCGTGTTGATCATTGACGACGTGCAGTTCTTTGCCGGCAAACGAGCCACCAAGACGGAACTGCTGCATACGCTCGATGCGATCACGCGTCGTGGTGGGCAGGTCGTTCTGGCCGGCAATCAGCGTCCCACCGAACTATCGGCCCTGGGTACCGAATTGGTTGCTCGCTTCTCCAGCGGTTTGATCTGCAAGGTCGATCCTCTGGACGAAACGTGCAAAACGGCCATGATCCAGCGATTGGCCGAGAAACGGGGCGTCCAACTAACCGAATCAATCGCTCACTGGCTAACGCGTCAACTTCCAGGCGAAGGCCGACTCGTCTCGGGTGCAATCAACCGGTTGTGGGCCTACTGTGCGGTCGAAGGCAACACGCTTTCGATTCCTATACTGGAAAACCTGCTTGCCGATCTCATCCCGCAGCGCAGCAGCATGATGCGACTGGATGACGTCGAGCAAGCCGTCTGCCGCGTGTTTGGTGTCGATACCAAACTGCTGCGTTCGCAATCCAAATCACGCCGAGCCAGCAACCCTCGCATGTTGGCGATGTGGTTGGCCCGCAAACACACGGGTGCTGCTCTCTCGGACATCTGCTTGCACTTTCAACGTCGTAGTCACAGCACGGTGATCTCGGCGGAGAAGAAGGTGAACAAGTGGCTGGCCGACGATTCGATCGTGCAGATTGCCGATCGTTCTCTGAAAGCTCAAGAGGCCATCGAATTGGCCGAGGCCGAGCTTCGCTCGAGCCGATAA
- a CDS encoding MgtC/SapB family protein: protein MEEILVLSTGSVWDIESLLRLVLATICGAALGWERERKAKPAGLRTHMMVSLGAATFLLAGLHYSETLGQAEPSWVQADLFRIVSGIIGGVGFLGAGSIIESRGDVRGLTTAASIWVAAATGVACGMGYYGLSIMAIALAILTLVVVGAFERFYFPAKDEPES, encoded by the coding sequence ATGGAAGAAATCTTGGTCCTATCGACCGGTTCGGTGTGGGACATTGAATCTTTACTGCGACTGGTATTGGCCACCATCTGTGGCGCGGCCCTGGGATGGGAACGAGAACGTAAGGCGAAACCTGCCGGTCTGCGAACGCATATGATGGTTTCGCTGGGGGCGGCGACATTCCTGCTGGCAGGACTGCACTATTCCGAGACGCTTGGTCAGGCCGAGCCTTCGTGGGTGCAGGCCGATCTGTTTCGCATCGTTTCTGGGATCATTGGAGGTGTCGGCTTCTTGGGGGCTGGTTCCATCATCGAATCACGCGGAGATGTCCGAGGGCTGACCACGGCAGCTTCCATCTGGGTTGCTGCGGCCACGGGCGTTGCCTGTGGCATGGGATACTATGGCCTGAGCATCATGGCGATTGCTCTGGCAATATTAACGCTGGTCGTGGTTGGAGCTTTCGAGCGGTTTTATTTTCCCGCCAAGGACGAGCCTGAGTCTTAG
- a CDS encoding methionine-R-sulfoxide reductase encodes MPQYNPLNDAERHVIHNKGTEYPHTGEYTDHEDDGTFICRQCNMPIYHSEDKFHSGCGWPSFDEHLPNAVQRVPDIDGRRTEIVCANCGGHLGHVFEGEGFTIKDTRHCVNSISMRFIPEGEPLPEVIRPH; translated from the coding sequence ATGCCTCAATACAACCCACTGAACGACGCCGAACGTCACGTGATTCATAATAAGGGAACCGAGTACCCACACACGGGCGAATACACCGATCACGAGGACGATGGCACGTTCATTTGCCGTCAGTGCAACATGCCGATCTATCACTCGGAAGATAAGTTCCACAGCGGCTGCGGCTGGCCCAGCTTCGACGAGCATCTTCCCAACGCCGTGCAACGTGTCCCGGATATCGACGGACGCCGCACGGAAATCGTATGTGCCAACTGCGGAGGGCACCTGGGGCACGTCTTTGAAGGAGAAGGGTTTACCATCAAAGACACGCGTCACTGCGTGAACTCGATTTCGATGCGATTCATTCCCGAAGGCGAACCGTTGCCGGAAGTCATTCGTCCGCATTAA
- a CDS encoding di-heme oxidoredictase family protein encodes MSRISPLLFVAILFFSVDSLLAQTVAADDPVARGRELFLHQWTQGDKLSPQGDGLGPMFNGRSCVECHSLGGVGGSGDNKRNAQFLSFLPESGKFTDDAIKSFLGRLRGMHPDFVDEKDQFSFGVLLHRQSTTPEYAEIHDEVTAPLPSNYDSRLRIRRMLSKRNIRPVDALPLKLVTYQDELQYALAERNPPQLFGLNEIDQGITEGDLKNLVAAQEKSRTGVSGRMAGKFGWRGQMRSLDLFIKGACATEIGLQVHEFEQTKDPLRQDYVLKGNDLSQEQVGDLIRYVRSLGVPRQAIPADPKQREMVAEGKKLFTGIGCAECHVEKVGTLSGVYSDFLLHHMGQQFEDPIPAEPVAKFTEHQRMDVITTYHGMRRRAITTELVKTMEVGPEQHTEYKTPPLWGVADSAPYMHDGRATTLRAAIEWHGGEAYSSYRRFSLMSEEKQFSLLKFLESLKGPNNAEEVPADLIDNVASIAAPSF; translated from the coding sequence GTGAGTCGCATCAGCCCCCTACTATTCGTCGCGATTCTCTTCTTTTCGGTCGACTCTCTCCTCGCTCAAACCGTGGCGGCGGACGACCCAGTTGCCCGTGGAAGAGAACTCTTTCTGCACCAATGGACGCAGGGGGACAAGCTGAGCCCTCAGGGCGACGGCTTAGGCCCTATGTTCAACGGAAGGAGCTGTGTCGAGTGCCATTCGCTGGGGGGCGTTGGTGGTAGTGGCGATAACAAGCGAAACGCCCAGTTTCTTTCCTTCCTGCCAGAGTCCGGCAAATTCACAGATGATGCGATCAAGAGCTTTCTCGGTCGCTTGAGAGGCATGCATCCTGATTTTGTCGACGAGAAAGATCAGTTCTCGTTCGGCGTTCTGCTGCATCGGCAAAGTACAACGCCTGAATACGCTGAGATTCATGACGAAGTGACGGCGCCGCTGCCATCGAATTACGACTCGCGACTGCGCATTCGGCGGATGCTCAGCAAACGGAACATTCGCCCGGTCGATGCCTTGCCGCTCAAGCTGGTGACCTATCAAGATGAACTGCAATATGCGTTGGCCGAACGCAACCCACCGCAACTGTTTGGCCTGAACGAGATCGACCAAGGAATCACTGAGGGTGACCTGAAGAACCTCGTCGCAGCTCAAGAGAAAAGCCGCACTGGAGTCTCTGGCCGCATGGCCGGTAAGTTTGGCTGGCGAGGTCAAATGCGAAGTCTCGATCTGTTCATCAAGGGAGCCTGTGCGACGGAGATCGGTCTTCAGGTTCATGAATTTGAACAAACCAAAGATCCTCTTCGCCAAGACTACGTCTTGAAAGGAAACGACCTGAGCCAAGAGCAGGTAGGCGATCTGATTCGTTACGTCCGTTCGCTGGGCGTGCCTCGCCAGGCGATTCCCGCCGATCCCAAGCAGCGTGAGATGGTCGCCGAAGGGAAGAAGTTGTTTACCGGGATCGGCTGTGCTGAATGCCATGTGGAAAAGGTTGGGACGCTCTCCGGCGTCTACTCGGACTTCTTGCTACATCACATGGGCCAACAGTTCGAAGACCCCATTCCTGCCGAGCCGGTTGCGAAATTCACCGAACACCAGCGAATGGACGTGATTACTACTTATCACGGCATGAGACGTCGCGCGATCACTACCGAATTGGTCAAGACGATGGAAGTTGGGCCCGAGCAGCACACCGAATACAAAACGCCGCCGCTTTGGGGCGTCGCGGACTCGGCCCCTTACATGCATGACGGTCGCGCGACAACGCTGCGGGCCGCCATCGAATGGCACGGAGGCGAGGCCTACTCGTCCTACCGACGTTTTTCGCTGATGAGTGAAGAGAAGCAGTTCAGCTTGCTTAAATTCCTGGAGTCGCTCAAAGGCCCCAACAACGCCGAGGAAGTGCCTGCGGATCTGATCGACAATGTGGCGAGTATCGCCGCACCGTCATTTTAG
- a CDS encoding LysR family transcriptional regulator: MEIEQLQQFLKVAELGNFTRAAECLAISQPALSRSIARLEEALGQPLFERQSRKVTLTDAGQLLLPRAHRIVALVEDTKAEISDDGESGRIRLGAIPTIAPFFLPEMLSPFAESFPKAHLTVQEDTTDNLLRRCQQGEIDLAILALPISAKHLEVEPLFDEELLLVLPVDHPLCSKKQIKLADVEPYPFILLDEAHCLSDNIVTFCRHRSFNPVSVERTSQLATVQELVSLRHGVSMIPEMAKQLDASKRRVYRSLSGTKPTRTIAMIWNPYRFQCKLLDRFKEHVRQFAHEFPSKTV, translated from the coding sequence ATGGAAATCGAGCAGCTCCAGCAATTTCTTAAAGTCGCCGAACTGGGCAACTTCACCCGAGCCGCCGAATGTCTGGCGATCTCGCAGCCGGCCCTCAGCCGTTCGATAGCCCGCCTGGAAGAAGCCCTGGGGCAACCTCTGTTCGAGCGACAATCGCGGAAGGTCACCCTGACCGATGCCGGACAACTGCTGCTTCCCAGAGCGCATCGCATTGTGGCGTTGGTCGAAGATACCAAGGCCGAGATTTCGGATGATGGGGAAAGTGGAAGAATTCGACTCGGTGCAATTCCGACGATCGCTCCATTCTTCTTGCCGGAGATGCTCAGCCCTTTTGCCGAGTCCTTCCCCAAAGCGCATCTGACCGTTCAAGAGGACACGACGGACAATTTGTTGCGGCGATGTCAGCAAGGCGAGATTGACCTGGCGATCCTGGCACTTCCGATTTCAGCCAAGCATCTGGAAGTGGAGCCGCTCTTCGATGAAGAACTGCTGCTGGTGCTGCCGGTCGATCACCCACTGTGCTCGAAGAAGCAGATCAAACTAGCGGACGTCGAACCCTATCCGTTCATCTTGCTGGACGAAGCTCATTGCCTGTCGGATAACATCGTAACCTTCTGCCGCCATCGATCGTTCAATCCGGTGTCGGTCGAAAGAACCAGCCAATTGGCGACCGTGCAGGAACTTGTGTCACTACGGCATGGCGTTTCGATGATTCCCGAAATGGCGAAACAACTCGACGCGAGCAAACGTCGCGTCTACCGATCGCTGTCTGGCACCAAGCCGACCCGCACGATCGCGATGATCTGGAATCCGTATCGCTTCCAGTGCAAACTGCTGGATCGCTTCAAAGAACACGTTCGACAGTTCGCACACGAGTTTCCCTCGAAGACCGTCTAA